Proteins found in one Xyrauchen texanus isolate HMW12.3.18 chromosome 30, RBS_HiC_50CHRs, whole genome shotgun sequence genomic segment:
- the pln gene encoding cardiac phospholamban isoform X1 has product MEKVQHITRAAIRRASTMEVPQQAKQNMQELFVNFCLILICLLLIYIIVLLMIRGDIQWGCDGFFGLVCHSRTVGKMIFPTYAENLHIYALSTACERSVA; this is encoded by the exons ATGGAGAAGGTGCAGCACATCACACGGGCGGCCATACGGCGGGCGTCCACCATGGAGGTTCCACAGCAGGCCAAGCAGAATATGCAGGAGCTATTCGTCAACTTCTGCCTCATCCTCATCTGCCTGCTGCTCATCTACATCATTGTGTTGCTAAT GATCAGAGGTGACATTCAGTGGGGATGTGATGGATTTTTTGGTTTGGTGTGCCACAGTCGCACTGTGGGGAAGATGATTTTCCCCACTTACGCAGAGAATCTGCACATTTACG CTCTTTCCACGGCATGTGAGAGATCTGTGGCATAA
- the pln gene encoding cardiac phospholamban isoform X2 — MEKVQHITRAAIRRASTMEVPQQAKQNMQELFVNFCLILICLLLIYIIVLLM; from the coding sequence ATGGAGAAGGTGCAGCACATCACACGGGCGGCCATACGGCGGGCGTCCACCATGGAGGTTCCACAGCAGGCCAAGCAGAATATGCAGGAGCTATTCGTCAACTTCTGCCTCATCCTCATCTGCCTGCTGCTCATCTACATCATTGTGTTGCTAATGTGA